The proteins below come from a single uncultured Carboxylicivirga sp. genomic window:
- a CDS encoding beta-L-arabinofuranosidase domain-containing protein, with protein MQLKSLIQSAILAGLTCSVMSCHSPTESRIETDGREVVDFKVLTFPLEDVKLLNGPFKHATDLNVQSLLNYEPDRLLAKFRSEAGLEPKAEHYHGWEDNTIAGHSLGHYLSAICMMYKTTGNEEFLNRANYIVDQLEECQNADGEGYIGAFPDGKRILEEEVAKGDIRSQGFDLNGIWVPYYTQHKVMMGLMDAYELCGNQKALEINKKFADWLLTVVKDLNDEQIQKMLNCEYGGINEALAELYAVTGDTTYMKMTDAFYQKSILDPLANHQDVLPGKHANTQVPKLVGLARIYELTGNQKDRDAAEYFWDRVVNHHSYVTGGHCNHEYFGAPDSLRDQLSDGTTETCNVYNMLKLSSHMFSWDAKPEVADFYERALFNHILSSQHPEDGRVIYNLSLEMGGQKVYQDPQWFTCCVGTGMENHSKYGRNIYYHNNDELYVSQYIASELNWKDKGVKIIQETKYPDEQGTQLTIKTDQAKKFSLLLRYPYWAENGIEITVNDKAIAVNQKPGSFVSINRDWKDGDVVKLKMPFDLRLETMPDDSNRVAIMYGPLVLAGDLGPENDPKVSELMYVPVLMSESRNPSDWMEPVAGKPNTFKTHDVGRPRDVVFKPFYQTHERRYSVYFDLFDQTDWDQQQAEYRAKQEQKKKIDNMTIDFFQLGEMQPERDHNYEGEKVFVDQFKQRRYRQADRGGWFSFDMTVYSGQPMALVFEYWGGFPWSLTFDIFVNDHKLVTENLKNKRPGEFFYQIYELPDNLTINGGKVKVKLVPHEGHRAGPVFSVRTIKR; from the coding sequence ATGCAATTAAAATCCCTTATACAAAGCGCAATTCTAGCCGGACTTACATGTTCGGTAATGTCTTGTCATTCGCCTACCGAATCAAGAATAGAAACAGATGGTCGCGAGGTGGTTGATTTCAAAGTGCTCACTTTTCCACTGGAAGATGTGAAACTGTTGAATGGACCTTTTAAGCATGCAACAGATTTAAATGTACAATCGCTCTTAAATTACGAGCCGGATCGTTTACTGGCTAAATTCCGTTCTGAGGCTGGATTAGAACCCAAAGCGGAGCATTACCACGGCTGGGAAGATAACACCATTGCCGGTCATAGTTTGGGCCATTATCTTTCAGCTATTTGTATGATGTATAAAACCACCGGAAATGAAGAATTTCTGAATCGGGCTAATTACATTGTGGATCAGTTGGAAGAATGTCAGAATGCCGATGGCGAAGGATACATAGGCGCATTCCCGGATGGAAAGAGAATTCTGGAAGAGGAAGTTGCCAAAGGTGATATTCGATCGCAAGGTTTTGATCTAAACGGCATTTGGGTTCCTTATTATACTCAGCATAAAGTAATGATGGGATTGATGGATGCCTATGAATTGTGTGGAAATCAAAAGGCTTTAGAGATCAATAAAAAGTTTGCCGATTGGTTACTTACAGTAGTTAAAGATTTGAATGACGAGCAAATTCAAAAGATGCTCAATTGCGAGTATGGAGGTATCAACGAGGCTTTAGCTGAATTATATGCTGTTACAGGCGATACTACTTACATGAAAATGACGGATGCGTTCTATCAAAAATCAATACTGGATCCTTTGGCCAACCATCAAGATGTTTTACCTGGAAAGCATGCTAATACGCAGGTCCCTAAATTGGTTGGATTAGCTCGTATCTATGAATTAACGGGAAATCAAAAAGACCGCGATGCGGCTGAATATTTCTGGGACAGAGTAGTAAATCATCACTCATATGTTACCGGAGGACATTGTAATCACGAGTATTTTGGAGCACCGGATTCATTACGCGATCAGTTAAGCGACGGAACCACCGAAACATGTAATGTTTACAACATGCTAAAGCTTTCGAGCCACATGTTTAGCTGGGATGCCAAGCCTGAAGTAGCCGACTTTTACGAGCGTGCTCTCTTCAACCACATTCTTTCATCGCAACATCCCGAAGACGGAAGAGTCATTTACAACCTTTCGTTGGAGATGGGCGGACAGAAAGTGTACCAGGATCCTCAATGGTTTACTTGCTGTGTGGGAACGGGTATGGAGAATCACTCAAAATACGGTCGTAATATCTACTATCACAACAACGATGAATTATATGTAAGTCAGTATATCGCATCGGAATTAAACTGGAAAGATAAAGGTGTGAAGATCATTCAGGAAACCAAATACCCTGATGAGCAAGGCACTCAATTAACCATCAAAACAGATCAAGCCAAGAAGTTTAGCCTCTTATTGCGCTATCCTTATTGGGCTGAGAATGGCATTGAAATTACGGTTAATGATAAAGCTATTGCAGTAAATCAAAAACCGGGAAGCTTTGTAAGCATCAATCGCGACTGGAAAGATGGTGATGTAGTTAAGCTGAAAATGCCATTTGACCTTCGCTTAGAAACCATGCCTGATGATTCAAACAGAGTAGCTATTATGTATGGTCCTTTGGTGTTGGCAGGTGATTTAGGTCCTGAAAACGATCCTAAAGTAAGTGAGTTGATGTATGTACCTGTTTTAATGAGTGAATCGCGCAATCCATCGGATTGGATGGAGCCTGTTGCTGGTAAGCCAAATACCTTTAAAACGCATGATGTGGGTCGTCCTCGCGATGTGGTGTTCAAACCATTTTATCAAACTCACGAAAGAAGATATTCTGTTTATTTCGACTTATTTGATCAGACCGATTGGGATCAGCAACAAGCCGAATATCGTGCAAAACAAGAGCAAAAGAAGAAGATTGATAATATGACTATTGACTTTTTCCAGTTGGGCGAAATGCAACCGGAAAGAGATCATAATTATGAAGGCGAAAAGGTGTTTGTTGATCAGTTTAAACAACGAAGATATCGCCAGGCCGATCGTGGCGGATGGTTCTCGTTTGATATGACTGTTTATTCGGGCCAGCCAATGGCATTGGTATTTGAATACTGGGGCGGATTCCCTTGGTCATTAACCTTTGATATTTTTGTAAATGACCACAAACTGGTTACTGAAAATCTGAAGAATAAACGTCCGGGAGAGTTCTTCTATCAGATATATGAATTACCCGATAACCTGACTATCAATGGTGGCAAAGTAAAAGTTAAATTGGTTCCACATGAAGGACACAGAGCTGGACCTGTGTTTAGTGTAAGAACCATAAAAAGATAA
- a CDS encoding aminopeptidase P family protein, with product MGNIIKNRLQQLRKEMKNKGIAAWYMSGSDPHQSEYMPNHWQIREFISGFNGSMGFMVVTLNEAALWTDSRYFLQAANQLEGTGIQLMKFRIEGTPSPAQWISSQITSDQLAGTDATCISFAAFEALQAELSEYDIKLTDCGDLLTSFWTDRPELPMNPIIEHEVNYAGYSRAEKMDQIRNHLTEKKADSILLSALDDLAWTFNLRGNDVDFNPVFIAFALVSKTSCTLYVNQAKLSDSLKNKLKNEGINLLPYGNIYNDISSIKGKILIDPDRINYALKNALSIDAKVENTLSIAAILKAIKSEHEIRMFEIAMQKDGVAMVKFLYWLNQTAGVENITEYDVLLKLKEFRAQQENFMGASFHSIVGYNGNGAVVHRSVTPETAASITNDGILLFDSGGQYLEGTTDITRTVCLGNPTELAKEDFTITLKGTIGLAELKFPANTLGCNLDLAARHAMWQTARNYGHGTAHGIGFFLNVHEGPMSIRQEFNDRVIEPGMVMSDEPAFYREGLYGIRTENVMVCKEWVTNEYGRFLQFETLTLCPIDTKLIEKSLLSNAEIEWINQYHEQCYQKLSSELNEEEKTYLKEITQAI from the coding sequence ATGGGAAATATTATAAAGAATCGTCTGCAACAGCTTAGAAAAGAGATGAAAAACAAAGGAATCGCAGCCTGGTATATGTCTGGTTCCGATCCTCATCAAAGCGAATACATGCCTAACCATTGGCAAATACGCGAATTTATAAGTGGTTTTAATGGTTCGATGGGTTTTATGGTAGTTACCTTAAATGAAGCCGCTTTATGGACCGATTCGAGATATTTTCTGCAAGCAGCCAACCAACTGGAAGGAACCGGTATTCAATTAATGAAATTCAGGATTGAAGGTACTCCCAGCCCTGCTCAATGGATCAGCAGTCAAATAACATCCGATCAATTGGCTGGAACCGATGCTACATGTATTTCCTTTGCGGCTTTTGAAGCCTTACAGGCAGAATTATCAGAATATGATATTAAGCTTACTGATTGTGGCGACTTACTTACTTCTTTCTGGACAGATCGACCAGAATTACCGATGAATCCAATAATTGAGCACGAGGTTAATTATGCTGGCTATTCACGCGCTGAAAAGATGGATCAGATTAGAAATCATCTGACTGAAAAGAAAGCAGACTCTATTCTCTTAAGTGCCCTGGATGATCTTGCCTGGACTTTCAACCTTCGTGGAAACGATGTTGATTTTAACCCTGTTTTTATAGCATTTGCGCTCGTCAGTAAAACATCGTGCACCTTGTATGTCAATCAGGCTAAATTATCTGATTCATTAAAGAATAAATTGAAAAACGAAGGCATCAACCTATTACCATATGGGAATATTTATAATGACATTAGTAGTATTAAAGGTAAAATTCTAATTGATCCCGACCGGATTAATTACGCTTTAAAAAATGCATTAAGCATAGACGCCAAAGTTGAAAATACCTTATCAATTGCAGCTATTTTAAAAGCCATCAAATCAGAACATGAAATCAGAATGTTTGAAATTGCCATGCAAAAAGATGGCGTTGCCATGGTGAAGTTTCTGTACTGGCTCAATCAAACAGCAGGTGTTGAAAATATCACTGAATATGATGTTCTTTTGAAGTTAAAAGAATTCAGAGCTCAGCAAGAGAATTTTATGGGAGCCAGTTTTCATTCCATTGTTGGTTATAACGGAAATGGAGCAGTAGTGCATCGTTCAGTAACACCCGAAACAGCAGCTTCTATCACCAATGATGGTATCCTGTTATTTGATTCGGGAGGTCAGTATTTAGAAGGAACCACAGACATAACTCGCACTGTTTGTTTGGGTAATCCTACTGAATTAGCCAAGGAAGATTTTACCATCACTTTAAAAGGCACCATTGGTCTGGCAGAGTTGAAATTTCCGGCCAATACTTTGGGTTGTAATCTCGATTTAGCAGCTCGACATGCAATGTGGCAAACGGCACGGAATTATGGTCATGGAACGGCTCACGGAATTGGATTCTTTCTGAATGTACATGAAGGTCCAATGAGCATCCGCCAAGAATTTAACGATCGAGTTATTGAACCCGGTATGGTAATGTCAGATGAGCCAGCATTTTATCGTGAAGGTTTATATGGCATCAGAACAGAGAATGTGATGGTTTGTAAAGAGTGGGTAACCAATGAATACGGTCGATTCTTGCAATTTGAAACTCTAACGCTTTGCCCCATCGACACCAAACTAATTGAGAAAAGCTTGTTAAGCAATGCCGAAATTGAATGGATTAATCAATATCATGAGCAATGCTACCAAAAGCTTTCTTCTGAATTAAATGAAGAGGAAAAAACATATTTAAAAGAAATAACACAAGCGATCTAA
- a CDS encoding beta-L-arabinofuranosidase domain-containing protein: MKPQAELFSIKDVKLLDGPFYKATELGEKTLLAYEPDRFLARFRTNAGLEPKAEHYEGWEGESLAGHSIGHYMTALSQMYQTTGDEELLNRANYIVDELALCQAQSSTGFIGAFKDTERVLTEEVAKGQIKAQGFNLNGLWSPFYTIHKIMDGLFHVYKLCDNKKALEVDKNLALWVGQIVKDLNDEQLQEMLHCEFGGIPETFLDLYGETGDRVYLDYSNKFRHKAIVDPIIDNNDILAGKHANTQIPKFLALARSYELTGDVKDYNGAVNFWNMMVHHHAYVAGDFDNYEYLYEPDQLNDQLSNSTAETCCVYNMLKLTRHLFQWNPSAEVLDYYERALINHILSSQNPEDGRVIYHLSLDMGGYKVYEDPHGFTCCVGSGMENHAKYAQNIYYHSQDELFVGQFIASEVNWKEKGFRLKQTTLFPEEEGTTLEILTDKNEIKNTSIKVRYPAWATEGFNISINGKALAIDTQPGSFINLGDTWKNGDLIKIDMPFNLHTESMPDNKNRIAIFNGPVLLAGVLGPENDPKIADPLYVPVLMTKDADPASWLVESDKDFNTFKLTDIAQPRSVELQPFYRTNNCTYTVYWDSYTPNEWKHQQKKYKEEQAKKKELDLKTIDLFRLGEMQPERDHNFKEEASWVGEYKSRKYREIPKEGFASFEMAIDPSQTNSLVFEYWGGFAGSHTFDIAVEGTVIATENITNMAPGKFINVTYDLPENLIDNKSKIKVELLPHDGHRAGPVFAVRTIKS, encoded by the coding sequence ATGAAACCGCAAGCTGAGTTGTTTTCAATTAAAGATGTAAAACTTCTGGATGGTCCTTTCTATAAAGCCACAGAGTTAGGAGAGAAGACACTGCTGGCTTATGAACCCGATCGTTTTTTGGCCCGATTCCGAACCAATGCAGGGTTGGAACCAAAGGCTGAGCACTACGAAGGCTGGGAAGGTGAATCACTGGCTGGTCACAGTATTGGCCATTACATGACGGCTCTGAGTCAGATGTATCAAACCACCGGCGACGAAGAGCTTTTGAATCGTGCCAATTACATTGTGGATGAACTGGCTTTATGCCAAGCTCAAAGCTCAACCGGCTTTATCGGAGCTTTTAAAGATACCGAAAGGGTATTAACAGAAGAAGTGGCCAAAGGACAAATTAAAGCCCAAGGCTTTAACCTTAACGGATTATGGTCTCCATTTTACACCATTCATAAAATAATGGATGGATTGTTTCATGTTTATAAGCTATGTGATAATAAGAAAGCTCTTGAAGTTGATAAGAATTTAGCCCTTTGGGTTGGTCAAATCGTAAAAGATTTAAACGATGAGCAATTACAGGAGATGCTTCACTGCGAGTTTGGTGGAATACCTGAAACATTTCTTGATTTATATGGCGAAACAGGTGATCGTGTTTATCTTGATTATTCTAACAAATTCAGACATAAAGCCATTGTTGATCCAATTATTGATAATAACGATATACTGGCCGGTAAGCATGCAAATACACAAATCCCTAAGTTTTTAGCTTTAGCACGCAGCTACGAGTTAACCGGCGATGTTAAAGACTACAACGGAGCTGTTAACTTCTGGAATATGATGGTACATCATCATGCATATGTGGCCGGAGACTTTGATAATTACGAATATTTGTACGAGCCAGATCAGTTAAACGATCAGTTAAGCAACAGTACAGCAGAAACTTGTTGTGTATACAATATGCTTAAGTTAACAAGACATCTTTTCCAATGGAATCCATCAGCTGAGGTACTTGATTACTACGAAAGAGCCTTAATTAACCACATCCTATCATCACAAAATCCCGAGGATGGTCGAGTTATTTACCATTTATCCCTCGACATGGGAGGTTATAAGGTTTACGAAGATCCACATGGTTTTACTTGTTGTGTAGGTTCAGGAATGGAGAATCATGCCAAGTATGCCCAAAATATTTATTATCATTCTCAAGATGAATTATTTGTTGGACAATTCATCGCATCGGAAGTTAATTGGAAGGAAAAAGGTTTTCGTTTAAAACAAACCACCTTATTTCCCGAAGAGGAAGGTACGACATTAGAGATACTGACTGATAAAAATGAAATTAAAAACACCTCAATAAAAGTTCGTTACCCTGCATGGGCAACTGAAGGATTTAACATCAGCATTAATGGCAAAGCATTGGCAATTGACACACAACCAGGATCATTTATCAATTTAGGTGACACTTGGAAAAATGGTGACCTGATTAAAATTGATATGCCGTTTAACTTACATACCGAGTCGATGCCGGACAACAAAAACAGAATAGCCATCTTCAATGGCCCTGTTTTATTAGCTGGAGTTCTTGGACCTGAGAATGATCCGAAAATTGCTGATCCTTTATATGTTCCGGTTTTAATGACGAAAGATGCCGACCCTGCGAGCTGGCTAGTTGAATCAGATAAAGATTTTAATACGTTCAAATTAACCGATATTGCTCAACCCAGATCGGTTGAACTGCAACCTTTCTATCGTACAAATAACTGTACATACACAGTATATTGGGATTCATATACTCCAAACGAATGGAAGCATCAGCAAAAGAAATACAAAGAAGAACAGGCTAAAAAGAAAGAACTGGATCTAAAAACCATTGATCTGTTTCGATTGGGAGAGATGCAGCCCGAGCGCGACCATAACTTTAAAGAAGAAGCATCGTGGGTAGGCGAATATAAATCGAGAAAATACCGCGAAATACCAAAGGAAGGTTTTGCCTCGTTTGAAATGGCTATTGATCCATCGCAAACCAATTCGTTGGTTTTTGAATATTGGGGTGGGTTTGCCGGAAGTCACACCTTTGATATTGCAGTTGAAGGCACTGTTATTGCCACCGAAAATATTACCAATATGGCTCCTGGGAAATTTATCAATGTAACCTATGATCTTCCGGAGAACCTGATTGATAATAAAAGCAAAATCAAAGTAGAGTTGTTGCCTCACGATGGGCATCGAGCAGGACCGGTTTTTGCTGTTAGAACCATTAAATCATAA